Below is a genomic region from Chroicocephalus ridibundus chromosome 31, bChrRid1.1, whole genome shotgun sequence.
ccctgtccctgccacgCTGCCTTAGGGGAGCCCggagatttgggggggtgggggggggggggtgtcgcccttccccccccccccaatccgtCCCTCCCCCCCCTCGTTGCTGCCAAACGCCCCTCCCCcctcgcggggggggggggggtgaggggagggggcggagctTGTGACCAAGGGGGCGGGATAAAGACTGGaataattggggggggggggggaagggtcgctccccccccctcttccccccccccccccccccaccgggaaCAAAGCTGGAGGGGGAGGGGCAAGGGgacccctccccacacacacacccctcccccatCGCCGGGGGGGGCCCGGGCAATAAAGACTGGACTAACAGCACCCACCGcctgtgggggggtgtgtggggggggtcacTCCCTTATAGATGCTATAGGGGCTGTGGGAGcctataggggatggggggggctaTGGCGGGGGGGGTCATAGGGGATGGGGGAGCTATAGGGGTTTAGAAGGGCTATAGGGCATGtgggggctataggggatggggggtGTCTATAGGGTCTAGGGGTGGCTCTAGGGGTCAAGGGGGActataggggctgggggggggtctatATGGAATGGGGGGAGtctataggggctggggggggctataggggtcAGGGGGGCTATAGGAGCcggggggggctataggggccagGCAGTCCGTAGGCGAACACAGCCATCTCTGGGAGAACAGGAGCTTTATggagatccccccccccccggcaacgGCGATgcagcaccggggggggggcgcggaagcagccggggggcggggccagcccgGGGGGGCGTGGTCTGTgcccgggggcggggcctgcccgaggggcggggggggggggggggtgagcggGGCCAAGCGACGGGGCGGAGCTTGAAGGGGGGCGGGTCACAATAGGCCATGGGGGGCGTGGTCAGCGCCGCACGGGGAGGCGGGGCGTTCTCAGAGGGGGCGTGGCCTCTGGCCTTTGGGGGCGTGGCCTGTGCCCCAAGAAGCCGGGCTCGcgtcccgcggggggggggggggcgtggcctgtaAGGACGCCCCCCGGTGGTGGGCGGGGTCCCCCAGGGGGCGTGTCCCTCCCAAGGGGGCGTGGCTTTCACCCGGAGGGGGCGTGGTCTGCAAGGACGCCCCCTAGCGGCGGGCAGCGGTGTTCAACTGGCCATCCCCCGCTGCCCCAAAGGCCGGTTGTGGGGGGGGGCCTCCCCCCAAAAATGAACCAtacccttgcccccccccccccccaaaaccccccaccccctcccagtGGGCGTGTCCCtaagggggcggggccaggcggggGGCGGGGTTggccaggcggggcgggggggggcgcggcggtggcggcggcggcggcggctgccttGCGGGCCAGTTTGGccaggagggggctgtgggggtggcGCTGGCGCAGGTGGGCCAGGTGGGCGTCCTGGCTCTCGGCCGTGCCCCCGCACTCCTCGCAGACGTAGAGCTTGGCCCGTCGCTCCTTGTAGGCGTAGCGCTGGGCCACCCCGTGGATCTTCTTCAGGTGGGACTCCAGGGAGCAGCGCTGCGTGAAGGCCTTCTCGCACAGGCTGCACTTGTAGGGCCGCACgccttggggggcgggggggggcgggaatagGGGGTTAGGGGGCACCCCGAGTTGGCCCTGTCCTCATCCGCAGCCCTGTTCCCGTCTCCATCCCATcactgctccccatccctgtcctcatccccatcccatccccgctcccatccccatctccatcgcatcccatcccagttcccatctctatcccatcccgtcccagctcccatccccatcccatctctttcccatcccatccgcatccccatccccgctcccatccccatctccatcgcatcccatcccagttcccatctctatcccatcccctcccctccccatcccagttcccatcccagttcccatccccatcctccatctcatctcatctcagtTCCCATCTCTgacccatcccatcctcatccccatccacatccccatcccagttCCCATCTCTATctcatcccatcctcatccccatccgcatccccatcccagttcccatcccagttcccatccccatcctccatctcatctcatctcagtTCCCATCTCTaacccatcccatcctcatccccaccctagttcccatcccatccccatcccagttccCATCTCTATctcatcccatcctcatccccatccgcatccccatcccagttcccatcccatccccgttcccatccccatcccagtccctatcccatccctgttcccatccccatctccacctcatcccatcctcatccccatcccatcccagttcccatcccagttcccatcccagttcccatcCCCGTTCCCATCCATCTCCATCTCATCCCATTCCGGTTCCCATCTCTaacccatcccatcctcatccccatccacatccccatcccagttcccatcccatccctgttcccatccccgTCTccacctcatcccatcccatccccatcccattctcatccccatcccatcccagttcccatcccagttcccatcCCCGTTCCCATCCATCTCCATCTCATCCCATTCCGGTTCCCATCTCTAACCCAtaccatcctcatccccatccgcatccccatcccagttcccatcccatccctgttcccatccccatctccacctcatcccatcccatccccatccccatcccatcccagttcccatcccagttcccatcCCCGTTCCCATCCATCTCCATCTCATCCCATTCCGGTTCCCATCTCTaacccatcccatcctcatccccaccccagttcccatcccatccctgttcccatccccaccccatcccatcccatcccatccccatcccaccccaccccggtTCCCAGCCCGGGCCCCACCGGTGTGGGTGCGGACGTGCCGCTTGAGGTCGAAGGTGTCGTTGAAGCCCTTCCCGCAGTAGGGACACAGGTGCCGCTTCACCTCGCTGTGACACTTCAGGTGCCGGTTCAGCATCCGCTGGAACCCGAAACTCTTCTGGCACACGGGGCAGGAGAAAAGCTCCgtccccccggggacccccccggggaccgggaccccccccgggacccccccggggatggggatgCCCGGGGGgatgggggcacccatggggccCGATGGTACCTGccgagagatggggagggaggcaTTaatttggggacaccccccccgccccggtcatGGGGACCCCCCAGCTTGGGGTCCCCCCAGAGCAtcagggacccccccacaccttggggaccccccccagtcGTAGGGACACCCCAGTTTGAGGACCTCTCAATCACAGGGGCCCCCCCAGTCACAAGGACCCCCAACCACAGGGATACCccaccttggggaccccccccccagtcGCGTGGCCCCCTGTCATGGGGAACCCCCACCttcgggacccccagccccagggagcccccccccaccttggggacaccccacTTTGGGGACCCTCAGCCGTAGGGACACCCCACCCTAGGGACTCCCCCAGTCACGGGGGACCCCCAGGCACAAGGATGACCCCCCCCAGCTtagggacccccccaggccctgGGACACCCCAACGTGGGGACACCCAGGTcacggccccccccccagggtgtcccccccacacatttggggaccccccccctcccccttacCTTGCCCTTGGGGTGCAGGAAGGGGCcgtggggggcgcggggggccggggggggcaacGTCATGtcgaggggggacacgggggacgcgGGCGCCTCCCCCACCGCCGGCTCGGGGTCCCTGCGCAGGGGGCAGCCCCCCAggcaaactggggggggggggacacgggggaagggggggacataCTGGTTGGGGAGGttctgcaccccccccccctccaaaaataCCACACCCCCTAAATGAGCACCCCaccatgggacacccccccccccaaaatgtgacacgccccccccccccgatgggCATCCCcaatggggacacccccccccatggcaccctcAATGGGCGCTACCTAATGGGACCCCCCCCCTCAATGGGAACGTGACCaatgtgacaccccccccccaaacgtGGCCCCCTAAAAGGGCACCCCACAATGTCACCCCCCACCCGGTATGACCCCCCCCAATATAACCCACTCATGCCCCCCCCCACACGCACTGGGAAACCCCCAAATGTGACCCTCCCCCCAAATAACCCCCAAATGGGGATGGCCCCCCCCAatgtgtgacccccccccacaAACACACAGCAGGGACCCCCTGAAatcccagggcaggagggggggggccttccctgcccccccaccaccccaccccacccccgccttTTCGGGGTTCCCCCGACCGGTCGAGCGGCTCCGGCCGCGACACCCCAAATTACGGGTTTCCGGCGGGTGTCGCCCGCGttggccccggggggggggacgccaccacccgccctcccccacccccatccccccccccccggggcctggcagggacccaggcgtccgagcaccccaataacccccccaaaaagggaccctgGAGTCCGGGCACcccaataacccccccaaaaagggaccctgGAGTCTGAGCACcccaataacccccccaaaaaggggacccTGGAGTCCGGGCACcccaataacccccccaaaaaagggacccTGGAGTCCGAGCACcccaataacccccccaaaaaggggacccTGGAGTCCGGACACCcccaataacccccccaaaaaggggacccCGGTGTCCGGACACcccaataacccccccaaaaaagggacccTGGAGTCCGAGCACCCCAATAaccccccaaaaaggggacccTGGAGTTCGGGCACcccaataacccccccaaaaaggggacccAGTTGCCCGGACACcccaataacccccccaaaaagggaccctgGAGTCCGGGCACcccaataacccccccaaaaaggggacccaggtgtccggacACCtcaataacccccccaaaaagggaccctgGAGTCCGGACACcccaataacccccccaaaaagggaccccGGTGTCTGGGCACCCCAATagcccccccaaaaaggggacccTGGAGTCTGAGCACCCCAAtaatcccccccaaaaaggggacccTGGAGTCTGAGCACcccaataacccccccaaaaaggggacccTGGAGTCCGGACACcccaataacccccccaaaaaagggacccTGGAGTCTGAGCACcccaataacccccccaaaaaggggacccaggtgtccggacACCACaataaccccccccaaaaagggaccctgGAGTCCGGACACcccaataacccccccaaaaaagggacccaggagtccgggcaccccaataacccccccaaaaagggaccctgGAGTCCGAGCACcccaataacccccccaaaaaggggacccCGGTGTCCGGGCACCcccaataacccccccaaaaaagggacccAGGTGCCCGGACACcccaataacccccccaaaaagggacccaggTGCCCGGACACCCCGACCCCCCCTCCCGGACAGCCCGGGGGGGCCCCGAGGGGCGGCGGCCGCGTGGCTCCAGCCCCACCCGGGCGGGGCCGTCCCCCGACTCTGTCATTAAGGGGGTTAATCACCGCCCGGACGCCTGGGCCCCCCCCGGGGGgtaggttgggggggggggggggacacacacgacacacACAGGGGTAAaacagggcccccccccccaggggggtagtgcgggggggggggggtggaggctGCCTgggtgtcgtgtgtccccccccaatcctgggtgtctgtcccccccacccaaacatgagcccccccccccccccccggacgcctgggttccCCAAAAAaactgtgtgtcccccccacaaACTCCCGGGGCCCCCTTGAATTCCTGggcccccccccaaacacctgaGTCGtgtccgtcccgtcccccccccaagacACCCGAGTCCCCCCaaaactcctgggtccccccaaaactCCTGGATCCCCCCCGGGCTCCTGGatcccccccaaactcctggatCCCCCCCGGGCTCCTGGATCCCCCCCAAAATTCCTGGATCCCCCCAAAACTCCTGGatccccccaaactcctgggtccccccaaactcctggaTCCCCCAAAACTCCTGAATCCCCCCAAACTCCTGGATCCCCCCCGGGCTCCTGGATCCCCCCCAAAATTCCTGGATCCCCCCAAACTCCTGAGTCCCCCCAAACTCCTGAGTCCCCCCAAAATTCCTGGATCCCCCCAAAACTCCTGGATCCCCCCAAAACTCCTGGATCCCCCCAAACTCCTGGATCCCCCCAAAATTCCTGGatccccccaaactcctgggtccccccaaaattCCCTGGATCCCCCCAAAACTCCTGAATCCCCCCAAACTCCTGAGTCCCCCCAAAattcctgggtccccccaaactcctggatccccccaaactcctgggtccccccaaactcctgaatccccccaaactcctggatccccccaaactcctgggtccccccgtCACATACTGGGGACGTAGATCTCCGCCCGCTGCTCGTCCGGGAGCTCGCTCCAGTTGCGCTTGGCCGTGGCCACGCACGGCTTCTTCACCAGGAAGGCGCGGGGCATGGCCGCCCCCCGATCCCCGATCCCCCGCCGGATCCCCGCGAcggcgccccggccccgggcccgaCCGGCTCCACCAGCCCTCGCTCGAGACGACGCCGGATCACCGATCCCCGGCGGGTGTCGGCGCCGGATTCCCAGGTCCCCGGCTCGGTGTCGGCGCTGGATCCCAGATCCCGGCTTGGTTCCAGCACCGGATCCCCAGATCCTCGGTCGGTTTTGGTGCTGGATCCCAGATCCCCGCTCAATTGTGATGCCAGGACACGAGGATTTGGTCAATAGCAGCGCCGGATCCCAGATCCCCGGTCAGTTTTGGTGCCGGATCCCAGATCCCCGGGCAGTTTTGGTGCCGGATCCCAGATCCCCGGGCAGTTTTGATGCCAGAACACAAGGATTTGGCCAATATCAGCACCAGATCCCAAATCCCCAAATCCCGGACAGTTTTGGCGCCGGATCCCCAAGCTCTGGTAAATTTTGGGTCCAGTTCGCTGGTATTTGGTCAATCCCAGTGCTGGATGCCGGATCCCGGCTCAGTCTCAGCACCGGAACCCCAGATCCCCGGTCAGTTTTGGTGCCGGATCACAAGGATTTGGGGATTTCAGTGCTGGATCCCCAGATCTCGGCTCAGTCTCAGCTCCAGACCCCAGGTGTCGGGTCCCTTTCGGTGCCAGATCCCAGATCCGTGACGGCTTTTGGGCTCAAATCGCAGGTGTTTGGGCAGGTTCGGTGCTGGATCCCCGATCCCTGGTCAGTTTCAATGACAGATCCCCGATTCTTGGTCAATTTCCGTCCCAGATCCCACCGATTTGATCAGTTTCGGTGCCAGATCCTGGATTTTCGGTCAATTTCGGTGCCAGATCCTGGAATTTCGGTCGATTCCAATGGATCCCAAGTCGATCCCGTCACCGGATCTGGCACCTTCAGTCCATCCCAGCGCCCGATCCTGGCGCCGGCGTCAGCCTCGTGGCACCAAGGCCAGTGTCACCGTCACCACGCTGTCACCAGGACCCGGTGTCGCCAAAACCGGGTGTCACCGAGACCCAGCGGTGTCGCTGTCACCAAGACCCGGCGTCACCGTTGCCCGGCGTCACCGAAACCCACCGGCATCACCGTCCCCGAGCCATGCGCTGCCACCTCAACGCCACCCTCCGTTGCCGGTTACAGGCTGCCGGTCGCTGTCGGTGGGGCCGGTTGTTGCCGGTTGAGCATCGCCGGTTGTGCCGCGCGGTGCCGGCTGTGCCGTGCGGTGCCGgcctgtgccgtgccgtgccggttGTGCCGTGTGACGCCGGTTGTGGCGCGGCGGTTGTGGCGCGTGGGGCCGGCTGCGCGTCGCCGCCGTCCCGCCCCGGGGAGGTGTTGCCGGGACCGGCGGGACCGGTTGTGCCGGGGCCGGTGTCGGAGCCGGTCGGTCGGGCGCCACGTTGGGAAATAACGGggagcccccgccccggcctggggacgcggggggacgcggggacatcCGTGTGGGGAcgaggggacacgaggggacacggggatgtggggacgaggggacacgaggggacacggggtgatGGCGACGTTGGGACATGGGGACTTGGGGACGTCGCTGTGGGGACGTGGGGTCATGGGGACGTGGcgatggggggacatggggacgcaggGACATGGGTTGATGGGGACAccgggatgtggggacatggggacatgagggggcagggggtgatggggacaccgggatgtggggacatgggggacgcaGGGGACACCaatgtggggacaggaggggacagagggtgaTGGGGACGttgtggggatgtggggacatggggacaccaacGTGGGGATAGGAGGAGACGTGGGatgatggggacacggggacactaaGATGTGGGGACATCGACGTGGGGACGAGGGGAACGTGGGGACgtgaggacatggggacaccgagacgcggggacgtgggggacgcCAGTGcgaggacacggggacaggggagggtgggatggggaatgTCACGGGATGCGGGGACGCTGACGTGGGGACGTGGAGGACACGGGGACGTGACGTGACGGGGGCACGAGGGGACACCAAcgtggggacatgaggggacgggggggtgacggggacaggggacaagggagtgatggggacacggggacccccatcccacccccccggcccccctccccgcGTGTCCCCAGACGCCGGGTCCTTGCCCAAGTCCCCCCCCCAGGGAACCCCCCCGGGCCCCAGTGGGACGCGGGGACGCCCGGGAGGTGCCGGGGGAACCGGTGGCACCGGGACGGCCCCGGgggagggacaggctggggggggggggggggcgcacccGGACGCCTGGGCCCCC
It encodes:
- the OVOL1 gene encoding putative transcription factor Ovo-like 1, which produces MPRAFLVKKPCVATAKRNWSELPDEQRAEIYVPICLGGCPLRRDPEPAVGEAPASPVSPLDMTLPPPAPRAPHGPFLHPKGKVPSGPMGAPIPPGIPIPGGVPGGVPVPGGVPGGTELFSCPVCQKSFGFQRMLNRHLKCHSEVKRHLCPYCGKGFNDTFDLKRHVRTHTGVRPYKCSLCEKAFTQRCSLESHLKKIHGVAQRYAYKERRAKLYVCEECGGTAESQDAHLAHLRQRHPHSPLLAKLARKASHP